The proteins below come from a single Rhizobium sp. BT04 genomic window:
- the lptC gene encoding LPS export ABC transporter periplasmic protein LptC → MLDTLKNNGHAAYAGSGKSAYGDALFHSARVRRLKILLPLAALIIAAGLTAVALVSIYLPENIKLEGAKIENGKVVMEKPAISGRNSDGINYSMLAERALQDIRNPNLITLETIKAAVPMNDGLIARVVASTADYNRATDNLHMTAPFTLVLSSGLNANFQSAQLDIKGGNMRSDDPVTITKDNASILAQTMEITDKGRVITFEGNVRMNVDPSTIHKQGT, encoded by the coding sequence ATGCTCGATACCCTGAAGAACAACGGACATGCCGCCTATGCCGGGTCCGGCAAGAGCGCCTATGGCGATGCGTTGTTCCATTCCGCCCGGGTGCGGCGGCTGAAGATTTTGCTGCCTTTGGCCGCCCTCATCATCGCGGCCGGCCTCACGGCGGTGGCGTTGGTCAGCATCTATCTGCCCGAGAATATCAAGTTGGAAGGCGCCAAGATCGAGAACGGCAAGGTCGTGATGGAAAAGCCGGCGATATCAGGCCGAAATTCCGACGGCATCAACTATTCGATGCTGGCCGAACGGGCGCTGCAGGACATCCGCAATCCCAATCTTATCACGCTCGAAACCATCAAGGCCGCCGTGCCGATGAATGACGGCCTGATCGCCCGCGTCGTCGCCTCGACCGCCGATTACAACCGCGCTACCGACAATCTGCATATGACGGCCCCCTTCACTTTGGTGCTGAGCAGCGGCCTCAATGCGAATTTCCAGTCCGCCCAGCTCGACATCAAGGGCGGAAACATGCGGAGCGACGATCCCGTCACCATCACCAAGGACAATGCCTCCATTCTTGCGCAGACGATGGAGATAACCGATAAGGGGCGGGTGATCACATTCGAGGGGAATGTTCGCATGAATGTCGATCCATCCACCATCCATAAACAGGGCACTTAA
- a CDS encoding LptA/OstA family protein → MTKDCRISTCKTGMAFVAGAFALMLTASGAGAQQAATMSGMKLSNDQPIQIESDKLEIHDQEHTALFTGKVKVVQGTTTMQSGKMTVYYKDKAAKPAADGTQPAAQPAAQPQQSGSLASGSADIDKILVTDKVLLTSGTQTATADDGNFDMASQTFVLTADQGNKVILSDGPNVFTGCKLTVHMQTGQAELESCGGRVQIQLDPKSQPNTQQKQN, encoded by the coding sequence ATGACAAAAGATTGTCGCATTTCCACTTGCAAGACAGGCATGGCATTCGTTGCCGGCGCATTTGCCCTTATGCTGACGGCCTCGGGCGCGGGCGCGCAGCAGGCCGCCACGATGTCGGGCATGAAGCTTTCCAACGACCAGCCGATCCAGATCGAAAGCGACAAGCTGGAGATTCACGACCAGGAACACACGGCGCTGTTCACCGGCAAGGTCAAGGTCGTCCAGGGGACGACGACGATGCAGTCCGGCAAGATGACCGTCTATTACAAGGACAAGGCGGCAAAGCCGGCCGCCGACGGGACGCAACCTGCCGCCCAGCCCGCGGCGCAGCCGCAGCAGTCGGGCTCGCTGGCATCGGGAAGCGCCGATATCGACAAGATCCTGGTCACGGACAAGGTCCTCCTGACCTCGGGCACGCAGACGGCGACTGCCGATGACGGCAATTTCGACATGGCCTCGCAGACATTCGTCCTCACGGCGGATCAGGGCAACAAGGTTATTCTGTCGGACGGGCCGAACGTCTTTACCGGCTGCAAGCTGACGGTTCACATGCAAACCGGCCAGGCGGAGCTTGAAAGCTGCGGTGGGCGTGTCCAGATTCAGCTCGATCCGAAGTCGCAGCCGAATACGCAGCAGAAGCAGAACTGA
- the lptB gene encoding LPS export ABC transporter ATP-binding protein gives MFGKPGPQAAGAADKSRYHGTLIARGLTKTYATRRVVNGVSLVVRRGEAVGLLGPNGAGKTTCFYMITGLVPVDEGTIEIDGNDVTTMPMYRRSRLGVGYLPQEASIFRGLTVEENIRAVLEVHVKDKAEREQKLSELLEEFHIQKLRKSAAVALSGGERRRLEIARALATDPTFMLLDEPFAGVDPISVADIQNLVHHLTARGIGVLITDHNVRETLGLIDRAYIIHAGEVLTHGRANDIVNNPEVRRLYLGDNFSL, from the coding sequence ATGTTCGGTAAGCCCGGGCCACAAGCTGCGGGTGCCGCCGACAAGAGCCGCTATCACGGAACGCTGATCGCACGCGGTCTGACGAAGACCTATGCGACGCGGCGCGTCGTCAATGGCGTCTCGCTGGTGGTGCGCCGTGGCGAGGCCGTCGGCTTGCTCGGCCCGAACGGCGCCGGCAAGACCACCTGTTTTTACATGATCACCGGCCTCGTGCCGGTCGATGAAGGCACGATCGAGATCGACGGCAACGATGTCACGACCATGCCGATGTACCGCCGCTCGCGCCTCGGCGTCGGTTACCTGCCGCAGGAAGCGTCGATCTTCCGCGGCCTGACGGTGGAAGAGAATATCCGCGCCGTTCTCGAAGTGCATGTCAAGGACAAGGCCGAGCGCGAGCAGAAGCTGAGCGAACTGCTGGAGGAGTTTCATATCCAGAAGCTGCGCAAGAGTGCCGCCGTCGCCCTGTCGGGCGGTGAGCGCCGCCGCCTTGAAATCGCCCGCGCGCTTGCGACCGACCCGACCTTCATGCTGCTCGACGAACCCTTCGCCGGCGTCGACCCGATCTCGGTCGCCGACATCCAGAATCTCGTTCACCACCTGACGGCGCGGGGCATCGGCGTTCTCATCACCGACCACAATGTGCGCGAGACGCTGGGTCTGATCGACCGCGCCTACATCATCCATGCCGGTGAGGTGCTGACCCATGGCCGGGCCAACGACATCGTCAACAATCCCGAAGTGCGCCGGCTCTACCTCGGCGACAATTTCAGCCTCTGA
- the rpoN gene encoding RNA polymerase factor sigma-54, giving the protein MALSASLFLRQNQSLVMTPQLMQSIQLLQMTHVELSQFIAQEVEKNPLLEFPSNDGEAGSERGEAEDEPYARSPEDAGSDDGDDNRTEALSSDWYDNGGSASTSRLNDELDANYTNVFPDDSAPQRLDAPELVGQWKSMPGSGEGTDYDLDDFVAGQVSLRDHLAQQIPFVLPDMADRLIAQNFVDQLDDAGYLQADIVETRERLGTSLTAAERVLAALQTLDPPGVFARSLAECLAIQLRQKDRYDPAMQALVENLELLARRDFATLKRLCGVDEEDLLDMLGEIRQLNPKPGSGFETGVSEAIMPDVVVRPSSDGGWLVELNPDTLPRVLVNQSYFSRVTRNGEDHAFLSDCLQSANWLTRSLDQRAKTIMKVASEIVRQQDAFLLNGVDHLRPLNLKTVAEAIKMHESTVSRVTSNKYMLTPRGLFELKYFFTVSISAVAGGDSHSAEAVRHKIRALIMQESPDAVLSDDDIVDMLKKGGIDLARRTVAKYREAMNIASSVQRRREKRALAKVAGF; this is encoded by the coding sequence ATGGCACTGTCCGCCAGTCTTTTCCTGCGCCAGAACCAATCCCTGGTGATGACACCGCAACTGATGCAATCCATCCAGTTGCTGCAGATGACGCATGTCGAACTCAGCCAGTTCATCGCCCAGGAAGTGGAGAAGAACCCGCTGCTCGAATTTCCGTCGAATGACGGCGAGGCAGGGTCCGAACGCGGCGAAGCCGAAGACGAGCCTTATGCTCGTTCACCCGAGGATGCAGGCTCGGACGACGGTGACGACAACCGCACCGAGGCGCTCTCCAGCGACTGGTACGACAATGGCGGCAGCGCCAGCACCAGCCGGCTGAACGACGAGCTCGACGCCAATTATACCAATGTCTTTCCCGATGACAGCGCGCCGCAGCGCCTCGATGCGCCGGAGCTCGTCGGCCAATGGAAATCGATGCCGGGCAGCGGCGAGGGCACCGATTACGATCTCGACGATTTCGTCGCCGGCCAGGTGTCGCTGCGCGATCATCTCGCCCAGCAGATCCCTTTCGTTCTGCCCGACATGGCCGACCGGCTGATCGCGCAGAACTTCGTCGATCAGCTCGACGATGCCGGTTATCTGCAAGCCGATATCGTCGAGACCCGCGAGCGGCTGGGCACGAGCCTCACCGCGGCCGAGCGCGTGCTTGCCGCCCTCCAGACGCTCGATCCGCCGGGGGTTTTCGCCCGCAGCCTCGCCGAATGCCTGGCGATCCAGCTGAGGCAGAAGGACCGCTACGACCCCGCCATGCAGGCGCTGGTCGAAAACCTCGAACTGCTGGCACGGCGCGATTTCGCCACGTTGAAGCGGCTCTGCGGTGTCGATGAGGAAGACCTTCTCGACATGCTCGGCGAAATCCGCCAGCTCAATCCCAAACCCGGCAGCGGATTCGAGACCGGCGTTTCCGAAGCGATCATGCCCGACGTGGTCGTCAGGCCCTCCTCGGACGGCGGCTGGCTGGTCGAGCTCAATCCGGATACGCTGCCACGCGTGCTTGTGAATCAGTCCTATTTTTCCCGCGTGACCAGGAATGGCGAGGATCACGCCTTCCTCTCCGATTGCCTGCAAAGCGCCAACTGGCTGACGCGCAGCCTGGACCAGCGGGCGAAGACCATCATGAAGGTGGCAAGCGAGATCGTCCGCCAGCAGGACGCCTTCCTGCTGAACGGTGTCGACCACCTGCGCCCGCTGAACCTGAAGACGGTCGCCGAGGCGATCAAGATGCACGAATCCACCGTCAGCCGCGTCACCTCGAACAAATACATGCTGACGCCGCGCGGTCTCTTCGAGCTCAAATATTTCTTCACCGTCTCGATCAGCGCCGTTGCGGGCGGAGACAGCCATTCGGCCGAGGCGGTGCGTCACAAGATTCGCGCGCTGATCATGCAGGAAAGCCCGGACGCGGTGCTCTCCGACGACGATATCGTCGACATGCTGAAAAAGGGCGGCATCGATCTCGCCCGCCGCACTGTTGCGAAATACCGGGAGGCCATGAACATCGCCTCCTCGGTCCAACGCCGCCGCGAAAAGCGGGCCCTCGCCAAGGTCGCCGGCTTCTGA
- a CDS encoding DMT family transporter: MPTMPQNPNLARELSLLLALATLWGSSYTFIKIGVETIPPLTLIAARTLIAGAILLAVLRHRKIRLPNDLATWQRFFLQACLNSVVPFTLIAWAEQTVDAGLAVILNSATPIFTFLLTVLITRHEQVTVRKLFGVMAGLAGICLVIGLEALGGLGESLMAQLAIILATVCYAGAAIFGKNFKGLDPAVPAAGSLISGAVILLPVGLVVDRPWELDPSTASMLALLGLSAFSTALAFAIYFRLVQTLGSVGTTSQAYLRVPIGVAIGIVFLGERLSPTAWIGLVCVIAGVAAMTIPARMAALITGRPWKPLVGDR; the protein is encoded by the coding sequence ATGCCAACCATGCCGCAAAATCCGAATCTTGCCAGGGAGCTTTCCCTGCTGCTGGCGCTGGCGACCCTCTGGGGCTCCTCCTACACCTTCATCAAGATCGGTGTCGAAACCATTCCACCGCTTACGTTGATCGCCGCGCGCACGCTGATTGCCGGCGCCATTCTGCTTGCCGTCCTCCGCCACCGCAAAATCCGCCTGCCCAATGACCTCGCGACGTGGCAGCGGTTCTTCCTCCAGGCCTGTCTGAACAGCGTCGTTCCCTTCACCCTGATCGCCTGGGCGGAACAAACCGTCGATGCGGGATTGGCGGTGATTCTCAATTCGGCAACGCCGATCTTCACCTTTCTGCTGACCGTGCTGATCACCCGCCATGAGCAGGTGACGGTGCGAAAGCTTTTCGGCGTCATGGCGGGCCTTGCCGGCATCTGCCTCGTCATCGGCCTTGAAGCGCTCGGCGGGCTCGGCGAAAGCCTGATGGCCCAGCTTGCCATCATCCTGGCGACCGTCTGTTATGCAGGTGCCGCGATTTTCGGCAAGAACTTCAAGGGTCTCGATCCCGCTGTGCCGGCGGCCGGCTCGTTGATCTCGGGCGCCGTCATTCTCTTGCCCGTCGGCCTCGTCGTCGATCGGCCTTGGGAACTCGATCCGTCGACGGCATCGATGCTGGCGCTGCTTGGCCTTTCCGCCTTTTCGACCGCGCTTGCCTTTGCGATCTATTTCCGTCTCGTCCAGACGCTGGGTTCGGTCGGAACGACCTCGCAAGCCTATCTCAGGGTGCCGATCGGCGTTGCGATCGGCATCGTCTTCCTCGGCGAAAGGCTGAGCCCGACGGCATGGATCGGACTCGTTTGCGTCATAGCAGGTGTCGCAGCCATGACGATCCCGGCAAGGATGGCCGCACTCATAACGGGAAGACCCTGGAAGCCATTGGTTGGCGATCGGTGA
- the raiA gene encoding ribosome-associated translation inhibitor RaiA — MSVRVSGKHMEIGESFRQKIEDQIGMAITKYFDGGYSGQVTVEKASSRFSADCKLHLDSGVVLHAAGEATDPQLAFDAASERIEKRLRRYKRKLKDHHAGNHLNGFAEVSYTVMDSVPDHEDEIPDDFAPAIVAESTKQLKTMSVATAVMALDMTDEPLLLFRSPGKEHLNIVYRRHDGNIGWIDSANIKG; from the coding sequence ATGAGTGTGCGTGTGTCCGGTAAACATATGGAAATTGGTGAATCGTTCCGTCAAAAGATCGAGGACCAAATTGGTATGGCCATCACGAAATACTTCGACGGGGGATACTCGGGTCAGGTGACCGTGGAAAAGGCGAGTTCTCGTTTCTCCGCTGACTGCAAGCTTCATCTCGACAGCGGGGTGGTGTTGCATGCGGCCGGTGAAGCGACCGATCCCCAGCTGGCTTTCGACGCCGCTTCGGAGCGCATCGAAAAACGGCTGCGCCGCTACAAGCGCAAGCTGAAGGACCATCATGCCGGAAACCATCTGAACGGTTTTGCAGAAGTCTCCTACACGGTCATGGATTCCGTTCCTGACCACGAGGATGAAATTCCCGACGATTTCGCCCCGGCAATCGTCGCCGAAAGCACGAAGCAGCTGAAGACCATGTCGGTCGCTACCGCCGTGATGGCGCTCGACATGACCGACGAGCCGCTTCTCCTGTTCCGCAGCCCCGGCAAGGAACATCTGAACATCGTTTACCGTCGGCACGACGGAAATATTGGCTGGATCGATTCAGCCAATATCAAAGGCTGA
- the ptsN gene encoding PTS IIA-like nitrogen regulatory protein PtsN translates to MALADLLHQDAIIPALRVNSKKQLLQELAARAARITGLSEREIFDVILQRERLGSTGVGNGIAIPHGKLVNIHSIVGIFARLEQPVDFEALDDQPVDLVFLLLAPEGAGADHLKALSRIARVLRDHDLVAKLRATDSASAIYAFLNEEQTSNAA, encoded by the coding sequence ATGGCATTGGCAGATTTGCTCCATCAGGATGCGATCATTCCCGCCCTCAGAGTAAATTCCAAGAAACAGTTGCTTCAGGAGTTGGCCGCAAGAGCCGCCAGGATCACCGGGCTGTCCGAACGGGAGATCTTCGACGTCATCCTGCAACGCGAACGCCTTGGCTCGACCGGCGTCGGCAACGGCATCGCCATTCCCCACGGCAAGCTGGTCAACATCCATTCGATCGTCGGTATCTTCGCCCGGCTGGAGCAGCCGGTCGACTTCGAGGCGCTGGACGACCAGCCCGTCGATCTCGTCTTCCTGCTGCTGGCGCCGGAGGGCGCGGGTGCCGATCATCTCAAGGCGCTGTCGCGTATCGCCCGCGTGCTGCGCGATCACGATCTCGTCGCCAAGTTGCGCGCCACCGATTCCGCTTCGGCGATCTACGCTTTCCTCAACGAAGAGCAGACGTCGAACGCCGCTTAA
- a CDS encoding methyl-accepting chemotaxis protein — protein sequence MFTFRMKSLAAKLIVITGVAIALVLIVSNFFLIGQTRDRVQTLTMDQANLEAKSIANEIAANVGELASAARSMMGVLGRAHEGKSLDRKGMINVLKANLEQNAFAFGSWFCEQPGALDGKITELANNKDEGVNKNGVFTPYWSKTKDGGVQYSTFDEDYTAEWWKLAADSGKGAITTPYMAEGTDVPTLLTSIAYPVISGGKMIGVGGVDISLKSLTDKLQALHPFGSGRVTLLSQAGNWIVAPVPNLMTKPYDGEGADVVKSTLSSKQPGLVSNLTYDGLAPFDRVVYPFAVPGVNATWVVLVDVPHTAINAPVRDQTYMMIINGLIVLGAVMLALYFAVRSLVQRPLGGLVASVEALGNGKYDEPVAAQHRTDEIGSVAKALEGFRFTLADSRRLEDDAARERHAAESERSRSESERQQSVSLQRHIVSIVGAGLSELSQGNLGYRITDEFPGEYGKLKQDFNAALASLEETINTMTLSVANIGSGTGEISNSASDLAKRTEQQAASLEETAAALNELTAQVDSSADHARTAADNVNLACQDAEKSGEVVQKAIASMQGIEQSSTEVSRIIGVIDEIAFQTNLLALNAGVEAARAGEAGKGFAVVAQEVRELAQRSATAAKEIKTLINTSAVQVKEGVDLVGRAGGTLHKIAEQVMGINELIRQISASASEQAVGLKEINQAMNQMDQVTQQNAAMVEEATAASVALNDEAQTLKALATRFNVSGSGNAAALASVAQKMRTPVAAVASHRVAAPAIRAAAPAVRRAVAPSRSSAAVAEDSWEEF from the coding sequence ATGTTCACTTTTCGAATGAAATCGCTTGCGGCGAAACTCATCGTCATCACCGGCGTCGCCATCGCCCTTGTCCTCATCGTTTCTAACTTTTTCCTCATCGGCCAGACCCGGGATCGCGTCCAGACGCTGACGATGGATCAGGCCAACCTCGAGGCAAAATCGATCGCCAATGAAATCGCCGCCAATGTCGGCGAACTCGCCAGCGCCGCCCGCAGCATGATGGGTGTGCTCGGCCGAGCCCATGAAGGCAAGTCGCTCGATCGCAAGGGCATGATCAACGTGTTGAAGGCCAATCTCGAGCAGAATGCCTTCGCCTTCGGCAGCTGGTTCTGCGAGCAGCCCGGTGCGCTTGACGGCAAGATCACCGAGCTTGCCAACAACAAGGACGAAGGCGTCAACAAGAACGGCGTCTTCACGCCCTACTGGTCGAAGACCAAGGATGGCGGCGTCCAGTATTCGACCTTCGATGAAGATTATACCGCCGAATGGTGGAAGCTCGCCGCCGACAGCGGCAAGGGCGCGATCACGACGCCTTACATGGCCGAGGGCACCGACGTGCCGACGCTGCTGACCTCGATTGCCTATCCGGTCATATCAGGCGGCAAGATGATCGGCGTCGGCGGCGTCGATATCTCGCTGAAGTCGCTGACCGACAAGCTGCAGGCGCTGCATCCTTTCGGCTCCGGCCGCGTGACACTGCTGTCGCAGGCCGGCAACTGGATCGTCGCGCCGGTCCCCAACCTGATGACCAAGCCGTATGACGGCGAAGGCGCCGACGTCGTCAAGTCGACCCTGTCGAGCAAACAGCCCGGCCTGGTCAGCAACCTCACCTATGACGGTCTCGCCCCCTTCGACCGCGTCGTCTATCCGTTCGCGGTTCCCGGCGTCAACGCCACCTGGGTCGTGCTCGTCGACGTACCGCACACCGCGATCAACGCGCCGGTACGGGACCAGACCTACATGATGATCATCAACGGCCTGATCGTGCTCGGCGCTGTCATGCTGGCGCTCTATTTCGCCGTCCGCTCGCTGGTGCAACGGCCGCTCGGCGGGCTCGTTGCCAGCGTCGAAGCGCTCGGCAACGGCAAATATGACGAACCGGTCGCAGCCCAGCACCGCACCGACGAAATCGGTTCGGTCGCCAAGGCGCTGGAAGGCTTCCGCTTCACACTCGCCGACAGCCGTCGCCTCGAAGACGATGCCGCCAGAGAGCGGCATGCGGCGGAGAGCGAGCGCAGCCGTTCGGAATCGGAACGCCAGCAATCGGTGTCGCTGCAACGCCATATCGTCTCGATCGTCGGCGCCGGCCTTTCGGAACTGTCGCAGGGCAATCTCGGCTACCGCATCACCGACGAATTCCCCGGCGAATACGGCAAGCTGAAACAGGATTTCAACGCCGCCCTTGCGAGCCTTGAAGAGACCATCAACACGATGACCCTCAGCGTCGCCAATATCGGCTCGGGCACCGGCGAGATCAGCAACAGCGCTTCCGACCTCGCCAAGCGCACCGAACAGCAGGCGGCAAGCCTGGAAGAGACGGCGGCCGCGCTCAACGAGCTCACCGCACAGGTCGATTCCAGCGCCGATCATGCGCGTACCGCCGCCGACAATGTCAACCTCGCCTGCCAGGATGCCGAAAAATCTGGCGAAGTGGTGCAGAAGGCGATTGCCTCGATGCAGGGGATCGAGCAGTCTTCGACGGAGGTTTCCAGGATCATCGGCGTCATCGACGAGATCGCCTTCCAGACCAATCTGCTGGCGTTGAACGCCGGCGTCGAGGCGGCCCGCGCCGGCGAAGCCGGCAAGGGTTTTGCCGTCGTCGCCCAGGAGGTGCGCGAGCTCGCCCAGCGTTCGGCAACCGCCGCCAAGGAGATCAAGACGCTGATCAACACCTCGGCCGTCCAGGTCAAGGAAGGCGTCGACCTCGTCGGGCGCGCCGGCGGCACGCTGCACAAGATCGCCGAGCAGGTGATGGGCATCAACGAGCTCATCCGGCAGATCTCGGCATCGGCCAGCGAACAGGCCGTCGGCCTGAAGGAAATCAACCAGGCCATGAACCAGATGGATCAGGTGACGCAGCAGAACGCAGCGATGGTGGAGGAAGCGACGGCCGCGAGCGTCGCGCTCAACGACGAAGCCCAGACGCTGAAGGCGCTTGCCACGCGCTTCAACGTCTCGGGCTCGGGCAACGCCGCGGCGCTTGCCTCCGTCGCGCAAAAGATGCGGACGCCCGTTGCCGCGGTCGCCTCGCACCGCGTGGCCGCTCCAGCAATCCGCGCGGCCGCTCCTGCGGTCCGCCGAGCGGTTGCCCCGTCGCGCAGTTCGGCGGCCGTGGCTGAGGACAGCTGGGAAGAGTTCTGA
- a CDS encoding ribokinase — MITVFGSINMDLIATTERLPKPGETVAGNGFATAAGGKGANQALAARRAGRYVHMAGAVGKDSFAADALSLLDAAGTDLSLVRHVDGPTGTALILVGGDGENMIAVVPGANGQVTPDDAATAIGGMSEGDILMLQLEVPAAAVERALSAARAKGVTSILNLAPLIPDAARLGRLADIVIANETEFERLAGQDGMDAQAREAALQRLHAETGQTLIVTLGGDGVIAIRDGAISRAQGLKIEPVDTVGAGDTFCGYFAASLDDGLDFATALRRAAVAGSLACLKSGAQPSIPLSEEVADRI, encoded by the coding sequence ATGATCACAGTTTTCGGGTCCATCAACATGGACCTCATCGCCACCACCGAGCGCCTGCCGAAGCCCGGCGAAACGGTGGCCGGCAACGGTTTTGCCACGGCCGCCGGCGGCAAGGGCGCCAACCAGGCGCTCGCCGCCCGCCGCGCCGGCCGCTATGTGCATATGGCCGGCGCCGTCGGCAAGGATAGCTTCGCCGCGGATGCCCTTTCGCTGCTCGATGCGGCGGGAACCGATCTTTCTCTCGTCAGGCATGTCGACGGTCCCACAGGCACGGCGCTGATCCTGGTCGGCGGCGACGGCGAAAACATGATCGCCGTCGTTCCCGGCGCCAATGGCCAGGTCACGCCTGACGACGCCGCAACGGCAATCGGCGGCATGAGCGAAGGCGACATCCTGATGCTGCAGCTCGAAGTGCCGGCCGCCGCCGTCGAACGCGCATTGTCGGCCGCCCGCGCCAAGGGCGTCACCAGCATCCTCAACCTTGCTCCGCTGATCCCCGATGCGGCCCGCCTCGGCCGGCTCGCCGATATCGTCATTGCCAATGAGACCGAGTTCGAGCGGCTTGCCGGACAGGACGGCATGGATGCCCAAGCGCGTGAGGCAGCCCTTCAGCGCCTGCACGCCGAAACCGGCCAGACGCTGATCGTGACGCTTGGCGGCGACGGCGTCATCGCCATCCGCGACGGGGCGATTTCAAGGGCGCAGGGGCTGAAGATCGAACCGGTCGACACCGTCGGCGCGGGAGACACATTCTGCGGCTATTTCGCTGCAAGCCTCGACGACGGCCTCGATTTTGCCACGGCGCTGCGCCGCGCGGCCGTTGCCGGCTCGCTCGCCTGCCTCAAATCAGGCGCGCAGCCCTCAATTCCCTTGAGTGAGGAAGTCGCAGACAGAATATAG